Below is a genomic region from Belonocnema kinseyi isolate 2016_QV_RU_SX_M_011 chromosome 4, B_treatae_v1, whole genome shotgun sequence.
ttcgaaggaaatttttaagtgatttttcattttgaaaaaggaatctttaaataaaatttaaaaactttttaataaatttcgaagaaTGTCTGGAATATTTACagccttaacaatttttttatcatatttaatcaTGTCCTCTTGGACATATGAAAGTTTTTACGGCTTCTCGTTCGATCAACGAAGTTAAGCAGCGCTTAGATCGGTTATACTTGGATGGGGGTCGTCGTACTTGACGGAGTGTGTAGTCATTCATCAGCTTTTCAACCTGTTGTTTTCACGCTCCaactaataataacaataataatgttttcacaaataatttcattaattacaaattttttaggttaaaatctTACTGTTTGATTCTGTTTTAGTCTATGATataattactttcttgaaaatttatattttttaggtgtttttgaataaaattttggttttaagtatcaataataatattttatgttaagaaaTCCTCCttattcgtttataaattaattattttgtggaatattcgtttttttaattgaaaattgtttatatatataatatagaaaatataatatatgtatattaaactatttgattgaaaattcaagtattattgtagaaaattattcttttgtttgaaaattcatattttctagacgaaaattcaccttttttgtaaaatatttctctttttggcttaaaaattattttttttctgaaatttcatctttggcccacaattttaatatttggttgaacattagttttttttgtggttcaaaattcatttcttcaaatgaaaattccacttttctttgtttggctaaaaattaaactatttagttagatattcatgtattttgttggaaatttatctcttttaggtCATTGATTAACTTTTGAACTACTCtgctcaaattttttactttttcgtcTAAGAtcgatcattttagttgaaacttcatctctggttaaaaatgtgactctcgttaaaaatcgtcctaactattttgcagaaaattcgtcttttttggtaaaaatttaatccttttttgtttaaaattctactgtttagttgaattgttttttatttaaaataaaaatataagtcaaaaattcgactttttgaaaattaactttttgatagaaattttgaTTAGTAACatcttaaattctaaaaatatttttgaattttcttacaaactaTAGGAAAAACTTCACGCGCACAGAAAATCGATTCTTCGATACACCGATACTCAGATAATTTCATTTGATAgtcaatgaataattaaaataggttataaaaatatttgtattaattcgtattttctagaaaaaaaatggatAAGCTACACAAGTTGGGTGAAATAGAAGGCTCACCTCCAAtgagaaattcttggaaatttaattatccgACAACATCATCAGAACCTTTAAATGAGGAGAAAAAATTAACCAACTGGAAAAGATGGTTATCGGACAGAAAAAAGCACTATGAATcctatagaaaaaaattaggaagaagCCAGGACGAACTGCTCCTAAACTCCGGTGAGAAATTTCGATCTTTAATGGAAATTAGAGAATTAATGGGAAAAGCTGGAGAGCCAATGACTATTGCCTACATACAAAAAAAAGTCGATCTTGGATTTTGGATAAGTCCAGAAGTACTTCCAGATCGAGGAAATCCTAACTTGCCAAAAGTTCAAGTTCCtccattaaaaaaatcgaatgtcATTCCAAAAATGGAACATGTTGCGACtccaaagataatttttgaagaaaaaggttTATCAGTTCCAAAACAAAACCCAGAATTGAGAAATGAGTatctaaaaaaaaggatcaagGAACTTTCTGATATTATTTCAGTTATAGAACCTAATCCTCCAGAAATAGAGAATCTTTTTGTCAggggaaaaaatgtgagaaaatatttaaaaaaagcaaaaagtgTTAGTCAAAATATTCCGATAATTACTGTAACAACTGCTGAGGAAACTGAAATGGAGACATCGGAATGGTCAATTAATCCGGATGCTATGATAGCAGCTTTGCGAATAGAAAATGAAGACATTGTTAGGAGATTGAATCCAAAATTTGGATCTGAGAATAAGGAGAATGGTCCCTACAATTGGGATATTAAGTTTATTAGCAGAGGTTCTGAATTAGTGGAAAAGaagatatttattgaaaatagggggaattttaaaataacattttactgGCGACCTGTACTTCTGAGTTCTGATTTATTTCCAAGCCAGGAAACTAGtgctttcttttttaataaaaacaaaggGATTATCTTGCCAggacaaattttacattttccaatCTGGTTCAATTTATCGCTACCTGGGGTAAGAACAGAAAATTGGAAATTGGAAACAGATCCAAGACTGTCATCCGATGATTTATTATTTCGATTTTGGGGATGCTGTACAGGAGAAGATCAAgaagaaaatagaaaagttagagaactttaaaattattcattttgaaaattaataataatcgtGTGTTGTTTGTCTTGCAATTTCATATTTTGTCAAAATATGACAGTTGATTAGTATATGAAAGTTTGACATCTTATATACAAAAATACTCAAaaccaataattattttaaacgaattagCTTAAAGATCCTAATTTAAGAATGCTTCAACCTTTAAAcgaagttttgaattatttaatttatatttgattttgaatgttttgagaatcattaaactttaaagtatataaaattatagttttgattgCAAAGTTCTAAAACAGTTTGACTGAAActttaaactaaagttttttttcatcaaagacttgaattcgaaaatattcagtttatattttcttaatttttcgatttttcaaatttcacaattttgtagtttaaaattcatattttagaaatgtctgaacaatttcattattaaaattattcattaaaaccttgatagttagtttaaaatttaataattatagatCTAAATATTCTTCTTTGTTTTAGTTCAATCTGAGTCAGTGATAAATGTCTTAAGAATAAATtcagaagaataaataatttcaaaaatatttcttgacatTCCAGCCTTAACTATGAGGAAAGTATAGAACTAGGaatcgaaaattgaattcttttttgatcggaaaatgtaaaaagatattcagcatttcaaacagaaaattaagatttaaaattgctcaatttcCAAAGTCTGACTTACAGAGATGttgatttgtatttttgaaagaatatttataaatcgtcctattttcagttgaagattcaaaaaaatgaatcattcgaaattgaaaaatatttgaaattgaaaagtaaaattttgtttcacaaaatgaaaatagttcaaaatagaTTTATTCGATATTGATAGTCTCAgtaactgaatattttttcaatttttcactcctaatttttatttttgcaatttaattttactaaaaataattgaaattttaaaggttttaagtacaaacaagttttaatatcacaattcttgtggattattttttttagtttttcttttaatttttaatgttccctattaaaaattacattagatttcgaaaatttccttCGGAATCATTtcattttcaaggtttaaaattgatcatttttcgaTCTTCAGTGGTGAATTTTATactattatttaactaattttaataacatagagttaaaaattatttaaagccaaaagatttcaattttaaagtgtgCAATGTTAAACGAGTTTACTTagaaataagatattttaaattttaccgaattttaattaatctaataTGTAAAATTGCAACctgaaaatatttagtttttaatattttgaaaatgtcatattttcgaaattttatcgtaaaatcatttattttcgaGACTCTTTAATTTGATCGAATTGTTTGAGTTGTAATGGTTTCAAatggaaattgtacaatttcaagtcccttttatttatttgaaattgtttttcttttttcaaaattttcccttatttaaaattgtgactaaatttgttttcaaagttcatttgaaaaaaataatgttaaaaagatCTATGACCAGAGACCGGAAAGAATTGctactgaaaaaaataagaagttaagaaaatcttcatttttttcaatatttttaaagagtttttgctAATATGAAAAAGGCATCCAATCAGTTTTTGCAAGCGAACTTATTTTTGAGGCCggaacttttttaaactaattttgtctTTTTCACGTAAAcgatgaaaaatatcaaaaaatattaaggagGCTTTTGTGAAGCTTTTTTAGACGTGTTAACTTTGGTATGaatcttttttatctttcattggttccaagaaaaatggaaaaatcaaaatgtttaaaactaatttttccaatGGAAAGCAGTCTTTTAAAAAAACGATACTAAATAGTAAATGTAGTTTTAGTATATATTCAGAAACTGTTTCAACTTTTAAAGCCTTGTTAATAAAGTGGTTtcgatttaaaagttcaaatttcaacatttttgtttcgaAGTTTCTTCATTTAGAAATTCATAATCAggaacaacattatttttttaatgtttagttttttaTGTTAGGTTTTTCAACCCGATGTAACTAATTCCAAATGTACAGTTCTTGTtccgtttttaaaattattaaattttcacggATATTAAATTTGAACTTGATCAGTTATTGAGGCTTGAACGAATtacaaatgaataataataaaattgattgataattcattaattaatattgataaattaagtatttttaattattaaattatttaatttattatgctttattaatatattaatgtcaatattgtaaaatattattgacTTATTGGTATAATTTaggttttccattattttttagttattcaaaTAACATTAATCAGATATTCTTTCATTATGTTGCATctgttcatcaattttattttaattaatttattattattaattattatttttaatcaattttaacatCAATTGCAagaatgtattctttaaaataaaaaaaagttttaatactttttaaatcctggaaatcctataaaatctttgTCAATCTTAACAAATTCCTTTTCATACTCCTTAAaacgtaataataaaatttgatgatATTTTCTAAAGCCCtagaaaaatgatcaaaatactttgaaagcttttaaagtcctttataatcattgaaatatcttaaaatcctaatCAAtctgtaaaattgttttaaaatgcttaaaaaatccttggaaataccctcaaagatttcaaatcctaTTAAATTGGTTGAAAGACCTTGACATATTTTGGACGCTTggtaaaattaaatgaaacctTACAATGTATCTTGAAGTATTAGAAACCCTATGAAATCCTTTACGATATtggaaagttaatttaaataacttattaAGTGCCTTTACATTTCCTtagaatgattaaaatcttttaaaatattacaaaatctcttacatatactttaaaatatttgtaaatcttgtaaatcttcaaaaatccctAGGAGTCTTTCTCAGTATTCTAATATCTTATAAATCCTatggaaacatttaaaaattatcttcaaatctttaaaatcctaccAAACCCCCTTacctttgtgaaattctttgcagCTTATAGATATATTAGaagttgtttaatattttttcacggtCAGGGTTTTTTTTAATCCCTCAAATGTTACTTTGATGTTTAAAAAGcatttacaatctttgaaataattttaaatccctcCGTTAATTCTTGTGTAATCCTTTGAACTTTCGTAAAATTTGTAagctcttttaaatttctttataacgtttataagctttgaaaattccttaaaataattaaaatctttggaaattctattaattttttgaaatatattgaaatcctcaaaaatattctaaatcttttgaaatctttttaaaaaattgggtagATCGGCTATAAGGGGATTAAAACGAGTCTTATTTTCGACATGTATCTAATAGGTCTACGAGTATATATTGCTTAAGGctatgtgatgagtataacagctgatcaagtcagccctaacatcaatatttttttaaccatattgaaaaataaaagtttaaataacgcggaaattttgttcgggaaatgttaataaaaattaaaggattgtttgtggccttgcaaagagttagaggaagaaaaaagtttatttatgcaaataatgattatcgacggacatatttaggttttacagcagaagtttgacttttaactttctctgacggtaatcatgctatctgttttacccacagacccctagaagttcgaagttgtctactcgctgcgcacagtggggtgaaatcgaaaaacgaggttcaaaatgacatttagaacgcaattatgcaccgattttagaatttttttttttttgaaaaatttagaactaaatttttcaaaaaatggtgagagtaggttttttatttttttgtttatttaatttttattttaatgcaaacatcgaaagaaatgtcgatttttccaatttcattttttatcttctagacaaaatttttctNNNNNNNNNNNNNNNNNNNNNNNNNNNNNNNNNNNNNNNNNNNNNNNNNNNNNNNNNNNNNNNNNNNNNNNNNNNNNNNNNNNNNNNNNNNNNNNNNNNNagccttggaggagattatgttgagaaataaaaaaaaaaaattcttaaaaacgttgtttttcttggtcaggccggaaacttatcaatccaccctcgtatttttcacccatattgaaaataaaagtttaaataaagcgGAAAttcttttcgggaaatgttaataaatattaaaggatcgtttatgGCCTTTGAAAGAGTtaggggaagaaaaaagtttatttatgaaaataatgattatcgacagaCGCATTTAGACTTtgcagcagaagtttgacttctaaatttctctgtcggtaatcatgcaatctgttttactcACAGGGCCGTGGAAGTTCCACGTAGTCTACTCGCTGTGGTAGTGCTGCTTTGAtacagctgatacgtatgtcagaccaaatttgtttatttgcatttcaagtgcaaacattagtttttgcattatttgtgcataatgttcgtgagcgatttttgttgttttgtcccacttttataaatatacacctcataactagcccattgacaactttgaaaattgattccagtcatggacataggaaacaagggactaggcatgccattgcggggatgatgcaatgaggggggaggtctgccaccttttgatgtcccgcgacaaacatggcagcgcctacatgtttatattttcatgcatagtttgtcggcaaaaatgctcgtgcgcataatcaaatggcacatcttaagatggcggctctccccctcatggaattctccccactccctcccgtggattcaatcccgctcgccaagttaggatggcatgcctagtcccgtgtttcctatgtcaaTGATTCCAGTAGATTATAGCACGGTCGGTATTGctccaaaatagtaataaaaaaaaactttttccacaattctaattatttaggaccagagacacatttcTACATCCCTTttatttagcgtgccaaatttttaacgcgATATATCATTTCGTGTGGACGTAAATTGGGAATAAAACTTGCACTTGTATTttcctcgaaaattttttttttcaaaacttgcaccagaacaaagcagagacatggactttagtacctcctctttcatttcccaaacatTCAGAgcaatacctcatttcgtttagacgaaagttgggaaagaaaaattgaggaccaggtttggtcacgtgaccctctcgtcacatggccttaagttaaAACGACTTGGTATTTTTCCACATACATAATACGTCTAC
It encodes:
- the LOC117171725 gene encoding MYCBP-associated protein; this encodes MDKLHKLGEIEGSPPMRNSWKFNYPTTSSEPLNEEKKLTNWKRWLSDRKKHYESYRKKLGRSQDELLLNSGEKFRSLMEIRELMGKAGEPMTIAYIQKKVDLGFWISPEVLPDRGNPNLPKVQVPPLKKSNVIPKMEHVATPKIIFEEKGLSVPKQNPELRNEYLKKRIKELSDIISVIEPNPPEIENLFVRGKNVRKYLKKAKSVSQNIPIITVTTAEETEMETSEWSINPDAMIAALRIENEDIVRRLNPKFGSENKENGPYNWDIKFISRGSELVEKKIFIENRGNFKITFYWRPVLLSSDLFPSQETSAFFFNKNKGIILPGQILHFPIWFNLSLPGVRTENWKLETDPRLSSDDLLFRFWGCCTGEDQEENRKKIYDCLERRSRDITIKAILEEIAHDALIFQPPDPPYKTLFLESEIFSTKNASYFYHPRLVKEFREIFKSISISDNAEWNLSIFDFRKILLGIEDPEFQQIALARFVDLCRASLEPSLYNSSIIRKHEQVFDLLCSFVNQFETESEFIRNICFGSCVVETGLSIVRSRDRSRSNSPSRNSSGALTPQKKIKSKKKNRRSLLSTRSKEEEQRIQKFIKLKPSHVSLFREIFYLRIYELFGETISKACATIDSYVRLNEPEK